The DNA window AACCCCGGCTGTTGCAGGACGGCCGGGACATGTTCTGGTCCCTGATTCCGCTGGTCATCGGGTGCATCGTGCTGGCCGGGATGCTGGGCATGTGCTCGTTTCAGCTCGGCAACCACGAAGGCCCCGTCCCGCGCTATGACGCGGGGGCGGCCCTGCGTGCGGACGCTGCCACGCTCGGCTTTCCCATCCGCCAACCGCAGCTGCCCGCCGGCTGGCAGGCCAACTCCGGCCACCGCGGCGGTATCCAGGGCGGGCGGACCGATCCCGCCGGCGGTCAACGGGTGAACGCGCCCGTCTCGGTCGTCGGCTACATCAGTCCGACCGGGATGTATCTGAGCCTGACCCAGAGCAACGCCGATGAGGACAAGCTCGTCAATTCGATTCATCAGTCCGCCTACCCGACCGGAACGGTCGACGTCGGTGGGACCAGGTGGGTGGTCTATCAGGGTTCCGGCCAGAACGGCGCGGACGCCGAGCCGGTATGGACGACCCGGCTGGGTGGCCCGAGCGGCGCCCAAATTGCGATAACCGGCGCCGGAAACACCGATCAATTCCGTACGCTGGCGTCGGCGACGCAATCGCAACCGCCTTTGCCAAGCCGCTAGCCCGCCCGCGCAAGCAAAGGGATCGTCAACGTGACTGCACCAGAGGCTGATCTGTCCGGATGGTCGGTGGCACCGTTCAGCGGTGGCGGATACACCCATGACATCTACCGCAAGGGCAGCGGCCCCGGGGTGGTGCTGATCCCCGAACTCCCCGGGATCCATCCCGGTGTGCTCGCCTTGGGTAATCACCTGGTGGACAACGGCTTCACCGTCGCGATGCCGTCATTGTTCGGCGAACCGGGCAAGGCCAAGACGGCCGGCTACATCCTCGGCAGCATCGGGCGAGCCTGTGTGGCAAGGGAATTCGCCGCGCTGGCACTGAACAAGCAGCGACCGGTGGCGTTGTTCCTGCGTGCGCTGGCCAGCGACCTCAACGCATCGACGCCGGGCAAGGGCGTCGGCGTGATCGGCCAGTGCTTCACCGGCGGGTTCGCGCTGGCCGCCGCGGTCGACGACAGCGTGCTGGCGCCGGTGCTCTCGCAGCCGTCGGTCCCGTTCCCGCTGGGCGCCGCACGGCGCCGCGACCCCGGCCTGAGCGAATCCGAGCTGACCACCGTGGCCGACCGGTGCGCCAACGACGGCTTGTGCGCCATGGGCCTGCGGTTCAGCGAGGACAAGATGGCACCCGGCGAGCGGTTCGCGACGCTCAAGCAGCGCCTCGGTAACGCCTTCGAGGTGATCGACATCGATTCGGGCCCCGGCAATCAGCACGGCTTCGGCAAGATGGCGCACTCGGTGCTCACCGACGAGGTCCGCGAAGTCGACGGCCATCCCGCCTACGAGGCCCGCAAGCGAGTGGTCGAGTTCCTCACGCAACGCCTTTTCTAAGTTCGTTTCAGGAGATTTTGTACGCGTATGGCGATCGACGACCTTGTGGTCGACACCGACTACGGCCCGGTCCGGGGCATCGAGGACGACGGTGTCAAGGCGTGGAAGGGCATTCGGTACGCGGCGGCCCCCGTGGGCGAGCTGCGTTTCCGGGCGCCTCAACCGCCCGCGCGGTGGACCGAGGTCGCCGACGCCACCGCTTTCGGGCCCGCCTGCCCGCAACCCGTATTCCCCAACATGCCATTGGATTTGGGCGCGGCGCAGGGCGAAGACTGCCTGCGGCTCAACATCTGGGCGTCCTCTGACACCCGGACCGGTGATGCCAAAGCGGTGATGCTTTGGGTGCACGGCGGCGCCTACGTCCTGGGGTCGAGCAGCCAGACGCTCTATGACGGCCGCAGACTGGTCAGCCACGGCGACGTCGTCGTGGTGAGCGTCAACTACCGGCTCGGGGCGCTCGGCTTTCTCGACCTGTCGTCGGTCGACAGCGCAGGGCGGCATTTCGACTCGAATGTCGGGCTCCGCGACGTGCTGGCGGCGCTGGCGTGGGTGCGCGACAACATCGCTGCCTTCGGCGGCGATCCGCAGCGGGTCACGCTGTTCGGCGAGTCCGCCGGGGCCGGGATAGTCACCACGCTGCTGGCCAGCCCGCCGGCCAGGGGGCTGTTCGCCAGGGCGATCGCGCAAAGCTCGCCGGCCACTTCCGTTTACGACCGCGAACGCGCCGGACGGGTGGCCCAGGCCTTCCTCGACCGGCTGGGAGTCTCGCCGTCGGAATCCCAGCGACTGGTCGACATGCCGATGAGCGCGATCTTGGCCGCGTCGCAACAGGTGTTCGACGAAGTGCCGGTGCGCAACCCGGGAACGCTGGCCTTCGTCCCGATCGTCGACGGCGACGTGCTGACCGACTACCCGGTCAAGCTCGCGCAAGAGGGCCGCTCACATCCGGTCCCGCTGATCATCGGCACCAACAAACACGAGGCGGCGCTCTTCCGGTTGATGCGGTCGCGGCTGATGCCGATCACTCCGAGCGCGATCACGTCGATGTTCAACCAGATCGCCGCCGAACAACCCGATCTGCAGTTGCCCACCGAAGAAGTAATCGGCTCGGCGTATTCGCGAATGCGGCGCAAGGCAAGGATTTTGAGCATCGCGACCGACGTCGGCTTCCGGATGCCGTCGGTGTGGCTGGCCGAGGGGCACAGCCGGGTGGCGCCGGTGTATCTGTACCGGTTCGATTACGCCACCCCGATAATGAAGCTGCTGTTGGTCAACGCCGCGCACGCCACCGAACTGCCTTACGTCTGGGGCACTCTCGGGGCGCCCAGGGATCCCACGCTGAAGCTCGGCGGTGCCAAAACCGCCAAGGCGGTATCCAAGAGGGTGCGCACCCGATGGATCAATTTCGCCGCGCACACGAAGCCCGCGGGCCCGGCCGGCGAGCCGGAATGGACGCCGTATGCGGGGAACGACCGTTCCTGCCTGATCATCGACCGCAGCGACGCCGTCGCGCACGACGTCGACGCCAACATCCGCGCGGCGTGGGGCAGCGAAATGGTGAGCTTCCGCTAGGCGGATGCCTTGTCCGCCAGCGTTTGTCGCTTCATCTGGTCGAACATCTCGACGTAGTACGACAGGCATTCCGACAGCGCCTGCTCGGTGGTGAACAGGGGCTGATAACCGAGGTCGCGGGACGCCTTGGCGATGGAGAAGAAGTTGTCCAGGTACAGCCGCTCGACGGCGAGCGGCTCGAGCAGCGGCGCCGGTATGCCGAACCGGAAATGCAGCCGCTGCCAACCCGTCATCGCCGCGCGCACGATGGGGCCGTTCACCCGGACCCGTGGCCACTTCTCGCCGCAGGCCTCGACCACCGGCCTGGCGAACTCGAACATGTTGATCGGCTCGGCGTCGTTGATGAAGTACGCCTGGCCGGGCGCGGTGCCACCCGGGGTCAGATGCTCGGCAGCCAGGATGAAACCGTGAATCAGGTTGTGCACGTATGAGTTATCCAACCGGGCCGATTTGCGGCCGATCAGCACCTTGACGTGCCCGGCGATCACGCTCTCGAACAGCTTGCGGAACATCGTCTGATCGCCCCGGCCCCAGATGCCGCTGGGCCGAATCGCACACGTCAACAGGCCGCCAACACCGTTCTGGCCCAACACGAATCGCTCGGCGATCACTTTGGTCTCGGTATACAGGTCGTTGAACCGGTCGGTGTAAGGCAGCGTCTCGTCGCCGCCGGCGATGTTCTGGCCGCCCATCACGACGCTGTTGGACGAGGTGTAGACGAAGCGCTGCACCCCGGCCGCCTGCCCGGCGCGGACCAGGTTCTCGGTGCCCCCGACGTTGACGCCGAAGCTGCGCTGCCGGTACTCGTCGGTCACCGACGCACCGCCCATCAGGTCGATGATCGCCGCGGTGTGGAAGACGGTGTCGATACCGTCGACCGCTTGGGCGCACGCGGCCGTGTCGGTGATGTCGCCCTGCAGCACCTCCAGCCGCGGGTGTGGCGGCAGCGGCGAGGGCGCGCGGTCGAAGGAGCGGACCTGATGCCCGCGGTCGAGCAGGGTGGTTACCAGGTTCGCGCCGACGAATCCGGAGCCCCCGGTGACCAGGACGCGGCCGAGTTCGGCCGTCAGCGATGCATCACCCATGTCTGAGAGCATAACTGCAACGTGTTCCAAGTTGGCAAAGAGTTTTCAACCAAGACCCCCGATATCACCGAATTCAGCCATCCTCGGCCTCGCCCGCCGCGAGCGCATCCTCGATTTTCTTGCGAGCTCCAGCTAAGTGCTCTTCGCAGCGTTTAGCCAGCTGTTCGCCTCTTTCCCATAGCTTCAGCGACTCATCGAGGTCCAAACCGCCCTGCTCCAGCACGCGGACGACCTCGATCAGTTCGTCCCGGCACGCCTCATAGCCCAGATGACTAATAGGTGTAATGACTTCGCCCTCGTTCGGGGCGGGGGAGCCGTCCCCGCCGTTCTTACCCGCCATCGGTCCGTCCTTCGCTCACGGCGGCCACGGCGCCGTCGGCCACCCGCACCCGCAGCCGCGTGCCCGCCGGCGCGTCATCGACCGAACGGAGCACGTGGCTCGTCGTCGCCCCGATGGCTTGCACGGTGGTTTGCACGATGGCGTAACCACGGGCCAGCGTCGCCGCCGGCCCCAACGTCGCCAGCCGCGCGCTCAGGTGGCCGACCCGCTCGGTCTCGGTGGCGGCCAGCCGGGTGATGTCCCGGCGAATCGCCGACCGCGCCCGGTGCACCTCGTCGGCACGCGCCGTCAACGCCGCCAGCGGCTCGGCCAGCACCGGGCGGCTGCGGATCTGGGCCAGCGCCCGCTGCTCGCGGGACACCCAGTTGCGCAACGCCTGCGCGCTGCGCCGGCGCAGGTCGTCGACCAGCCGCTGCTCGGCGGCGGTGTCGGGCACCACCTTCTTCGCCGCGTCGGTGGGCGTGGCCGCTCGCAAATCGGCGACCAGATCGCACAGCGGGTTGTCGGGTTCGTGGCCGACCGCGCTGATCACCGGGGTGCGGCAGGCCGCGATGGCGCGGCACAGCGTCTCGTCGGAGAACGGGAGCAGATCCTCCACGCTGCCGCCGCCTCGGGCGATCACGATGACGTCGACCTCGCCGTCACGATCGAGTTCGCCTAGCGCCCCGACGATCTGGGCGACCGCGTTGGGGCCTTGGACCGCGGTGTTGCGCACCGCGAACCGCACGCCGGGCCAGCGTGCGGTCGCCACGGTCGTCACGTCGTGCTCGGCGGCGCTGGCCCGGCCGGTGATCAGGCCAATCATGTTGGGCAGGAAGGGGATCGGCCGCTTGAGCCGCGGATCGAAAAGCCCTTCGGCATCCAGCAGCCGGCGCAGCCGATCGATGCGGGCCAGCAGCTCGCCCACGCCGACAGCGCGAATCTCGGTGAGCCGCAAGGAGAATGTGCCCCGGCCCGTGTAAAAAGACGGCTTGCCGCGCACCACAACCTGCGTGCCCTCGGCCAGCTTCACCGGCGCGTTCAGCACCAGATCGCGCGGGCACGTCACCGTCAGCGACATGTCGGCGGCCGGGTCGCGCAGCACCATGAACACGGTTTTGGAGTCCTGCCGCATCGAGATCTGGGCCAGCTGGCCCTCGACCCAGACGGTGCCCAGCTTGTCGATCCAGCCCGCGACCCGGATGGCCACCGCACGTACCGGGAACGGGTTCTCGGCGGAATTCGGTTCGGAGGTAACGGCCGGGGTCACTTCGCGTTCGCGCGGGTGATCCTGTTGGCGAGCAGCGTCTGGAACGGTGCGCGGCCCTTGGTGGCCTGCTCGTAGGCCAGCAGGGCTTCGAGTTCGTCCACGCGCAGCGATTGCAGACGGGCCCGCAGCTGCGCCAGCGTCAGCGACGAGTAGTCCAATTCGGCGACGACCGCCGGCTGCGGAACCGACGCGTTGGCGGCCGGCTTCTTCGATTGCCGGGCGCCCTTGGTCAGGGCGCTGGCGTCCTCGTGCGCGTCGGCCACCGAGTACAGCGCGAACCGGCCCTCGGCCCGGCGCTCGCCCTCACCGCCGTCCTGCGGCGCGCCGTTAGCGGCGTCGATCGCGTCGTTGAGGTCCTCGTCGAAAGTCGCCCATTCCGGTTTTTCGTCCCGGGGCGGGAAAATCGATTCGAGGGTGCTGTCGCCCTTGATCGCCAGCTCCGCGAGGTTCTGCTGAAAGCGCATCACGATGTGCGCCGCCTGGCTGGCCAGTGTCATCGGGTACATCAGGATGGTTTTCGGCAGCCTGATGGTCTCCTCGACGGCGAGCGTCGCCGCGCCGACCAGCAGCCGAACTCCATACGGTGCAGTGCCCATGGGTCCAAGATTGCCCTAAGCGGCGGCTAACTCCAAGCCCACCGGTGCGAGCTGGCAACCCCGTGTCGGCAGTCAGTACCCTGGACGTCATGCCGCCGACCATCGACATGGGGATTCCCGGCGCGGTCCGATCGGTAGCCGGCGAACCAGCCCGCAAGCGAGTGCTCCTGGCCGAGCCGCGCGGATACTGCGCGGGCGTCGACAGGGCCGTGGAGACCGTGGAACGCGCCCTGGAGAAGCACGGCCCACCGGTGTACGTGCGTCACGAGATCGTGCACAACCGGCACGTGGTAAGCACGCTGGAAAAGGCTGGTGCGGTGTTCGTCGAGGAGACCGACGAGGTGCCCGAGGGCGCCATCGTGGTGTTTTCCGCGCACGGCGTCGCGCCCACGGTGCACGCCGCCGCCGCCGACCGCAACCTGCACACCATCGACGCCACGTGCCCCCTGGTGACCAAGGTGCACAACGAGGCCAGGCGATTCGCGCGCAACGACTACGACATCCTGCTCATCGGCCACGAGGGCCACGAGGAGGTCGTCGGCACCGCCGGGGAGGCGCCCGACCACGTGCAGCTGGTCGACGGGGTCGCCGGCGCGGACAAGGTGACGGTGCGCGACGAGAACAAGGTGGTGTGGCTGTCCCAGACCACCCTGTCGGTCGACGAGACCATGGAAATCGTCGAGCGGCTGCGGGAACGGTTCCCGAAGCTGCAGGATCCGCCCAGCGACGACATCTGCTACGCGACGCAGAACCGGCAGGTCGCGGTCAAGGCGATGGCGCCGGCGTGTGAGTTGGTGATCGTCGTCGGCTCTCGCAATTCATCGAATTCGGTGCGGCTCGTGGAAGTGGCGCTGGGCGGCGGGGCCGCGGCCGCGCACCTGGTCGATTGGGCCGACGACATCGACCCGGCGTGGCTGGAAGGCGTCACCACGGTGGGCGTCACCTCGGGTGCGTCGGTTCCCGAAGTCCTGGTCGAAGGCGTGCTGGCACGGCTCGCCGAGTGCGGCTACGACGTGGTGCAGCCGGTCACGACCGCGCAGGAGACCCTGGTGTTCGCGCTGCCGCGCGAGATCCGGTCGGTTCGCTGAGCCACCGAGCGCTCAGACCACCGGCGGCGACCCGTCGCACCCGCCTGCGCCGCTAGACGTCGTACTCCCAGGATTCCGCCGGGGGCTGTCCGTGCGACCGTCCGGGTGTCCGCGAGCGGCTGCGGCGCTCGGTGTGCGGCTCGCGCGGCGGATCTTGCGAACCGGTGCCGCGGTAGCGGACCTGCGAGATGGGGTGATGCGTCCCGGTGGAGCCGTTTGACGGGGGCCGCTTGCGCCTCGGTTCGTAGGACGGCTCGTAGGGCTCGCGGCTCTCGTAGCGGTTCTCATACCGGCCCGCGGAATTCGGGCCGCTCGGCGGCTCGTACCTGTCCCGGTAGGACTCGAAGCCGTCGAAACGGCTGCTCCGCGGCGTGGGCCGCTCGTACGGGCTGCGGCGGGTGCGCGGCTCGCGACGGGCGTCCCGCCCGCCGCGGGGATCGGGGTCGGCGTCCGGCCGGGGTCGGCGGCGTGACCGCCGGGGCGGCTCGGCGGCGTCGTAGTCGCGCGCCGGCGCGGCGCTGCGGCGGGTGCTGCGCCTCGGCCGCTCGGGCCGCTCGACCGGTTCGGACCCGTCGCCCAGAGGCTCGCGCGCATGCCGGGAACGGGTCCGGGCCGAACGCGTGGAGGTGCGGGTGCTGCGCGTCGTGCGGCGGGTCCGCGACGTGGATCCCGACGTGTGGCGGCGGGGGGAATCGGTGCTGTCGTCGGCGTCGTCCGCGTCGGCGTCGGACTGCAGCACGGACTGCGCTTTGGCGACGATGCCGTTGAAGAAGGACTTCACGCCGGCACCCGCGCCGCCGGCGGTGTCCTCAACGGTGTTCGCGGTTGTGCTTGGCGTGTAAGCGTTTCCGAAGTACCAGCGGGCCAGCCCGATCGCCAGCACCGCGCCCGCGGTGCCCAGCATCAGCGGGAAGCGCTCGATCAGCGGATAGCCACAGTTGATCAGCAGGTCTTTGAGCCGGCCCATTTTGGCGTCATGGAACAGCCAATAGGCGCCCGGGACCGCGCCGAAAAGGATCAGGGGCGGCTGGATGATCGTGGTGAAGATGCCATCCTGGCGCACCGCCAGCACCGCCGCCACGCAGCCGGCTATATAGAAGCCGGCGAAGACGTGGGTCAGTTCCTTGTGACCAGCGTCAATTCCGTAGCCGATGGCGGTCGCGGTGACGGCGATAAGCAGGGCTGCGTACCAGGGGACACCTGGGATCTTTGGATGGATCGAACGGTGGGCACCCTCCACCGCCGAACTTGCCCGCTGTGCTGACACATGTAGACCGTACCGGGAATGGGCCGAAAGGCCCGTAAATACCTCGTAGGGATCACGGGCGTGCCACGCCCGGGGCGCGCGATCGGCGGCGACCAACGGTCCCCGGCGCCCGTCGGCGCCAAGACCCCTAGACTTGGTTCCCCGTGAGCCTGAGCCTGGGAATAGTGGGTTTGCCCAACGTCGGCAAGTCGACCTTGTTCAACGCGCTGACCCGGAACAACGTGGTGGCGGCCAATTATCCGTTTGCGACGATCGAGCCCAACGAGGGCGTCGTCCCGCTGCCCGATCCCCGGCTGGACAAGCTGGCCGAGATGTTCGATTCCGAGAAGATCGTGCCGGCGCCGGTGACGTTCGTCGACATCGCCGGCATCGTCAAGGGCGCCTCCGAGGGCGCCGGGCTGGGCAACAAGTTCCTGGCCAACATCCGCGAGTGTGACGCGATCTGCCAGGTGGTGCGGGTGTTCGCCGACGACGACGTGGTGCACGTCGACGGCAAGGTCGATCCGGCCTCGGACATCGAGGTGATCGAGACCGAGCTGATCCTCGCCGACATGCAGACGCTTGAGCGTGCGGTGCCGCGGCTGGAAAAGGAAGCCCGCAACAACAAGGAGCGCAAGCCCGTGCACGAGGCGGCCGTCGCCGCGCAGGCCGTACTGGACTCGGGCAAGACGCTGTTTTCGGCCGGCGTCGACACGTCACTGCTGCGCGAGCTGAATCTGATGACCACGAAGCCGTTTCTGTACGTGTTCAACGCCGACGAGTCCGTGCTGACCGACGATACCCGCAAGGCCGAGCTGAGCGCGATGGTCGCACCTGCCGACGCGGTGTTCCTCGACGCGAAGATCGAGGCCGAACTCCAAGAGCTGGACGACGAGTCGGCTGCTGAGCTGCTGGAGTCGATCGGGCAAACCGAGCGTGGACTCGATGCGTTGGCCCGGGCCGGTTTTCACACCCTCAAGCTGCAGACCTACCTGACGGCGGGCCCAAAAGAGGCGCGCGCGTGGGTGATTCACCAGGGCGACACCGCGCCGAAGGCCGCGGGGGTGATCCACACGGACTTCGAAAAGGGCTTCATCAAAGCCGAAATCGTCTCCTACGAGGACCTGATCGCCGCGGGTTCGATGGCGGCGGCCAAGGCGGCCGGCAAGGTGCGCATGGAGGGCAAGGATTACGTCATGGCCGACGGCGACGTAGTCGAGTTCCGACACGGGGCAACAACAAAGCCGTCGAAGTAGTCGTCTGATGAGGGGGGCATGATGCATTACCGGCTTTATGAATCTGCAGGCTTCCTGGGCTCGCATCCAGCTTTCGCCGACTCGGACGACTTTGATGCACTGCGGCTCTGGGCCGTGAAGCACAATGACTGGAAGGGTGTCCGGACCGCCGCAGTGATCGTGTCGGACGCCGGCCGCGTCTGGTACGTGAGTCGGAGCGGAAAGGCGCGGGAGGCCAGCGATGAGCGGTCGCCCACTGGCGGCGCCTCGCAGGTGTCGAAGCTGATCGCCCGGCTGGAGGACCGTTACACCCCTGAGAGTGCCATTCAGCTCGGCTACGACGTTCCTGGGCCAGAGAGGTGGACGCACAAGACAATTCCTGTGACGTAGACGAGCAGCGCCGGCCGACGGGGACGTGGTTCGGATCAACGTCTACATCGAAGTCGTGACTGTGGTGAAGGAGGCGACGTGACCGACGAGTCGAGGCCATTTCGGGCTGAGATCGAGGAGATCCTTGTCAACCGTTCGAGCACGCGCTTCGGCAAGGTCGCTGCGGGTATGAAGCGAGGGCTCAGCGACGCCGAAATGGCGCAGGAGGCCGTCGCGGCCGGTGAGCCCATCCGCGCGGACAGCGTCGCGGCGGTGCGCAGGATCGTCCGCCTCTCCCTGGATGACGAACTCGTGACCGCGCCTTCCGAGGCCGAGGAGCAGGCCAACCTCTTCCGCGAGTTGCTGAATCACCACTGTTCGCCCGGATTGCTTCAACACATCACCAGCCGCTTGACCCGACTGCAGGCAGTTGGCCCCAATGTCAAGTTGACGCCGCTGGGCGCGGGCCACCTCGGCGCGAACGCCGCGTCGCAGCGAGAGAAGCTCCCGCCGCTTTGCCCAGTGTGCAATCAATTCCATAGTGGCGAGTGTCTGTGACGCGGCCCGCCAGAGCGGTCGGGGCCGACGACGACGTGGTGGAGTTCCGGTTCAACGTGTAGTCGAGTTCCAGTTCAACGTGAGCAAGTAGGCATCGCGCGGAATCGAGATTCGGCGACACGGGTTTCGGCAGCTGGTCTAATGATCGCCATGCCGCTTGTTGAACGTGCGCTTACCGCTCTGGCTCGCCAGCTCGGTGAACCAACTGGGTTCGCAGGCCGGGTGGTCGGACGGCTGCTCAACCGTGGCAATCGGTCAATTGTCGTCGCTGCGGTCGCCGCCACGGGTTGCGGACCAGCGGCCGAAGTCGCCGACATCGGATTTGGCGGAGGCGTCGGACTCGACATCTTGCTCGATCGCAACGGCACGGTTGTTCACGGCGTCGAGATGTCGGAGACGATGCTCACAGAAGCAAAGCGCAGGTTCTCTGACGACATTGCTCGCGGGCGGTTACGTCTGTATTCCGGTCGGATGGAGAGCCTGCCTCTCGAAGATTCCGCACTAGACGCGATCATCTCGACGAACACGATCTATTTCGTACCGGACCTCGCCGCAGCTCTGAGTGAGCTGGTTAGAGTGCTGCGGCCGGGCGGGCGACTGGTACTCGGGGTTGGTGATCCGGATCAGATGTCCAAAATGCCCTTCACCCGCCATGGATTCCGGTTGCGCCCCATCGACGAACTTGTGCCGACTATCCGCGAGGCGGGTTTTGGTCAGATTGAGGACAGGCGCGTCGGTGATGGCCAAGGCGCCTTCCATCTTTTGGTGTGCGACTTGCCGGGCTGACGTGGCGACTCCCTTGTGCACCACTTACAAAGCGGCGAGATGTTTATCGGTGACGGAACTCGGTCGCGTTCCGGTTCAACGTCTAGTCCGCCGCAGGACGGGCCGCCTATCCTTGCCGGGTGAGTGACACGTGCGAGCAGGGTTGTGACTGCTGCAGCACCGTCGATGTGGCGCCCATTCGAGACGGCGAGCGCGACGCCGAATGGGCGCGCGCCGCCAGCTGGGCCCGCTGGCTCGCCTGGGCGAGCCTGCTGTGGATGTGCGCCGAGGGCGCACTCGGCCTCTGGCAGGGATTCGCAACGGGTTCAATCTCTTTGACCGGCTGGGCGCTCGGCAGCGCGGTCGAAGGACTGGCGAGTTTAATCGTCGTCTGGCGGTTCACCGGGTCGCGCACCCTGTCGGCGACGGCCGAGCGGCAAGCGCAACGCGGTATCGCGGTTTCGTTCTGGCTCATCGCTCCGTACATCGCCGCGGAATCGGTGCACAACCTGCTCACACATGCGCGTCCGGAGAGCACGGTCATCGGCATCGTCCTAACCGCTCTGGCATTGGTGCTCATGCCGGGTTTGGGTTGGGCCAAGCGGAGACTGGGCCGAAGGCTGGAATCACAGGCAACCGCCGGAGAAGGTACACAAAACTACCTGTGCGCAGCCCAGGCCGCCGCAGTGCTGGCCACCCTGGCCGTCCTCGCCGTCTGGCCTGGCGGCTGATGGCTGGACGCGGCGGCCGGACTGGTCATCGCCGGCCTCGCCGTCTCGGAAGGGATCGAAGCCTGGCGCGGCCGCGATTGCTGCTGACGCCGCCGCGTGCATCCGCCGACCGACCGTGCCTAAACGCCCGGGGACGCCCGCCAAATCCGAATTACTACTTGCCCGGATCCCCGTCTAGGGAAATTCTGAAGGTATGGCGACTGTAAAGCGGGCTGTGCGGCGGTCTACGAGCGCCCTGGTGGGTGGCGCGCTGGTGCTGTCCGCACTGGGTTTGGCCGGCGGCACCGTCGCCCATGCGGCTCCGGCCCCGGCTCCCACCGGTCACTGGTGCCCGGGCGATCCATGGAACCCGGCCTGGGGCAATGTCTCCGACTGGGACTGGAACCACTGCCACGACTGGCAACGTCCGGGCGGCCCGTCGGCCCCCGCGGGGTGGGGACCCTGGGGCCCTCCGCCGGCGTGGGCACCACCGCAGCCGCCCCAACCGGCCTGGGCGCCCGGGGCGCAGATGATGTGGAACCCCACCGGCGCCGGTAGCTGGGGAATCTGGAACAACGGAATATGGACGCCGATCTGATCCGACCCCGCGGTCCAAATCGGGTGCAACTGGT is part of the Mycobacterium mantenii genome and encodes:
- a CDS encoding carboxylesterase/lipase family protein; this encodes MAIDDLVVDTDYGPVRGIEDDGVKAWKGIRYAAAPVGELRFRAPQPPARWTEVADATAFGPACPQPVFPNMPLDLGAAQGEDCLRLNIWASSDTRTGDAKAVMLWVHGGAYVLGSSSQTLYDGRRLVSHGDVVVVSVNYRLGALGFLDLSSVDSAGRHFDSNVGLRDVLAALAWVRDNIAAFGGDPQRVTLFGESAGAGIVTTLLASPPARGLFARAIAQSSPATSVYDRERAGRVAQAFLDRLGVSPSESQRLVDMPMSAILAASQQVFDEVPVRNPGTLAFVPIVDGDVLTDYPVKLAQEGRSHPVPLIIGTNKHEAALFRLMRSRLMPITPSAITSMFNQIAAEQPDLQLPTEEVIGSAYSRMRRKARILSIATDVGFRMPSVWLAEGHSRVAPVYLYRFDYATPIMKLLLVNAAHATELPYVWGTLGAPRDPTLKLGGAKTAKAVSKRVRTRWINFAAHTKPAGPAGEPEWTPYAGNDRSCLIIDRSDAVAHDVDANIRAAWGSEMVSFR
- a CDS encoding exodeoxyribonuclease VII small subunit, coding for MAGKNGGDGSPAPNEGEVITPISHLGYEACRDELIEVVRVLEQGGLDLDESLKLWERGEQLAKRCEEHLAGARKKIEDALAAGEAEDG
- a CDS encoding DUF4245 domain-containing protein, which produces MTEEPPLNAQLDGNVAGTPSAQAGPAARPVPKPAKPRLLQDGRDMFWSLIPLVIGCIVLAGMLGMCSFQLGNHEGPVPRYDAGAALRADAATLGFPIRQPQLPAGWQANSGHRGGIQGGRTDPAGGQRVNAPVSVVGYISPTGMYLSLTQSNADEDKLVNSIHQSAYPTGTVDVGGTRWVVYQGSGQNGADAEPVWTTRLGGPSGAQIAITGAGNTDQFRTLASATQSQPPLPSR
- a CDS encoding dienelactone hydrolase family protein, with protein sequence MTAPEADLSGWSVAPFSGGGYTHDIYRKGSGPGVVLIPELPGIHPGVLALGNHLVDNGFTVAMPSLFGEPGKAKTAGYILGSIGRACVAREFAALALNKQRPVALFLRALASDLNASTPGKGVGVIGQCFTGGFALAAAVDDSVLAPVLSQPSVPFPLGAARRRDPGLSESELTTVADRCANDGLCAMGLRFSEDKMAPGERFATLKQRLGNAFEVIDIDSGPGNQHGFGKMAHSVLTDEVREVDGHPAYEARKRVVEFLTQRLF
- a CDS encoding lipid droplet-associated protein, which produces MGTAPYGVRLLVGAATLAVEETIRLPKTILMYPMTLASQAAHIVMRFQQNLAELAIKGDSTLESIFPPRDEKPEWATFDEDLNDAIDAANGAPQDGGEGERRAEGRFALYSVADAHEDASALTKGARQSKKPAANASVPQPAVVAELDYSSLTLAQLRARLQSLRVDELEALLAYEQATKGRAPFQTLLANRITRANAK
- the xseA gene encoding exodeoxyribonuclease VII large subunit, producing MTPAVTSEPNSAENPFPVRAVAIRVAGWIDKLGTVWVEGQLAQISMRQDSKTVFMVLRDPAADMSLTVTCPRDLVLNAPVKLAEGTQVVVRGKPSFYTGRGTFSLRLTEIRAVGVGELLARIDRLRRLLDAEGLFDPRLKRPIPFLPNMIGLITGRASAAEHDVTTVATARWPGVRFAVRNTAVQGPNAVAQIVGALGELDRDGEVDVIVIARGGGSVEDLLPFSDETLCRAIAACRTPVISAVGHEPDNPLCDLVADLRAATPTDAAKKVVPDTAAEQRLVDDLRRRSAQALRNWVSREQRALAQIRSRPVLAEPLAALTARADEVHRARSAIRRDITRLAATETERVGHLSARLATLGPAATLARGYAIVQTTVQAIGATTSHVLRSVDDAPAGTRLRVRVADGAVAAVSEGRTDGG
- a CDS encoding 4-hydroxy-3-methylbut-2-enyl diphosphate reductase — its product is MPPTIDMGIPGAVRSVAGEPARKRVLLAEPRGYCAGVDRAVETVERALEKHGPPVYVRHEIVHNRHVVSTLEKAGAVFVEETDEVPEGAIVVFSAHGVAPTVHAAAADRNLHTIDATCPLVTKVHNEARRFARNDYDILLIGHEGHEEVVGTAGEAPDHVQLVDGVAGADKVTVRDENKVVWLSQTTLSVDETMEIVERLRERFPKLQDPPSDDICYATQNRQVAVKAMAPACELVIVVGSRNSSNSVRLVEVALGGGAAAAHLVDWADDIDPAWLEGVTTVGVTSGASVPEVLVEGVLARLAECGYDVVQPVTTAQETLVFALPREIRSVR
- a CDS encoding 3-beta-hydroxysteroid dehydrogenase; translated protein: MLSDMGDASLTAELGRVLVTGGSGFVGANLVTTLLDRGHQVRSFDRAPSPLPPHPRLEVLQGDITDTAACAQAVDGIDTVFHTAAIIDLMGGASVTDEYRQRSFGVNVGGTENLVRAGQAAGVQRFVYTSSNSVVMGGQNIAGGDETLPYTDRFNDLYTETKVIAERFVLGQNGVGGLLTCAIRPSGIWGRGDQTMFRKLFESVIAGHVKVLIGRKSARLDNSYVHNLIHGFILAAEHLTPGGTAPGQAYFINDAEPINMFEFARPVVEACGEKWPRVRVNGPIVRAAMTGWQRLHFRFGIPAPLLEPLAVERLYLDNFFSIAKASRDLGYQPLFTTEQALSECLSYYVEMFDQMKRQTLADKASA